DNA from Pseudoalteromonas sp. MEBiC 03607:
CCCCGCGGTGCTGGCGATTTCAGGCTCAACCTGCTCGGTTTCGATGCTGAAACTAGCTGGCTCAGGAACGAGATAGCCAATATCTTCAAGAAATGCTTGATAGTTAGCTGCATCCCATACCGGTTGCTGCTTGTGATAGTCATCAATCTTGGCTTGTAGTTGTTCGCGTTTTTCTAAAAGGGCGCGATTGATTGGCGTTAATTCATTGACGATATCAGCAAAACCTTGCCAAAAAGTATCTGTGCTAATGCCAGTTCCTGGTAGAAGTTGCTGTTCAACAAACTGTGCAAGTTGTTGATCAACGCTTAAACCGTTAAGTGAGAGAGTGGTCATAATAATGTCCTTTAAACGAGCGTAATTTGATCATTCATGGTTCAACCATATCGTAAAAAAGGCTAATAAGCAGGCTATTTACCATTCACTAAAAATATAGTGGCAATAACAACTATAAATTTACTAAATCCAAAAAATCCGCCTAATGTTGAATTAAGCGCTACGAAGCAAACGCCAGTAGCCACTCTCACTAACAAAAAATAGATAACCCGTTCGAAGGACTTTTATTATGACAACATATCAACGCGAAACCGATAACCTAGCTACTTTATGTCAAACACAAGGCAAAACGTGGCAGTCAATCAACCCTGAATACGCAAGCCGTATGCGCTTACAAAACCGTTTTCGTACGGGTCTAGACATTGCTCAATACACTGCAGACATTATGCGTGCAGACATGGCAGCTTACGATGCTGACCACAGCCAATACACACAATCATTAGGTTGTTGGCATGGTTTCACTGCACAGCAAATGATGATGGCAATTAAACGTCATAACAAAACAACCAAACGTAGCTATGTATACCTAAGTGGCTGGATGGTTGCGGCACTTCGCTCTGAGTTTGGTCCATTACCTGACCAAAGTATGCATGAAAAAACATCTGTTCCAGCGCTAATCGAAGAAATCTACACTTTCTTAAAGCAAGCTGATGCACGTGAGCTTGACCACCTTTACAAAGACCTAGACGAAGCGAAAGCAAACGGCGGTGACGTTCAAGCTGTGCTAGATAAAATTGATAACTTCGAAAGCCATGTTGTGCCAATTATTGCTGATATCGATGCGGGTTTCGGTAACGAAGAGGCAACTTACCTACTGGCTAAAAAGATGATTGAAGCGGGTGCATGTGCTATCCAAATCGAGAACCAAGTATCTGACGCAAAACAATGTGGTCACCAAGCAGGTAAAGTAACTGTACCGCATGAAGATTTCTTAGCAAAAATTAACGCAGTTCGTTACGCATTCTTAGAGCTGGGTATTGATAACGGCATTATCGTTGCTCGTACAGACTCATTAGGTGCAAGCCTTACTCAAAAAGTGCCTGTATCTAAAACACCTGGCGACCTTGCTAGCCAATACACGTCGTTCCTTGAAACAACACCAGTAAACAGTGTTGATGACTTAAACGAGGGCGACACAGCAATGAAGCTTAATGGCCAGCTTTGCAAACCAACACGTTTAGATAATGGTTTATACCAGTTCCGTGAAGGCACAGAGAAAGACCGCGTAGTTCTAGACTGTGTAACTAGCTTACAATCAGGCGCTGACTTACTGTGGATTGAAACAGAAAAACCAAACGTTAAACAAATCGCTGAGCTTGTTAACCGCGTTAAAGAGCAAGTACCTAATGCTAAGCTGGTATACAACAACTCTCCGTCGTTCAACTGGACACTTAAATTCCGTGAGCAAGTATATGCTGAGTGGCAAGAGCAAGGTAAAGACTTATCAGCTTACCCAAGCATCGATGACAATAAGGCATTAATGGCACCAGAAATGGATGACACAGAGCTTGCAGCGGCAGCAGACGTACTTGTGCAAAACTTCCAAAAAGATGGTGCACGTGAAGCGGGTATTTTCCACCACTTAATCACGCTACCAACTTACCATACAGCGGCGCTAAGCACTGATATTCTATCAGAAGGCTATTTCGGCAACCTAGGCATGCTAGCGTATGTTCGCGACGTACAACGTCAAGAAATTCGCCGTGAGCAAGCATCAGTGAAACACCAAGACCTAGCAGGTTCTAACATTGGTGATACTCATAAAGAGTACTTCTCTGGTGAAAATGCGCTTAAAGCCGGTGGTGAAGCAAATACTATGAACCAGTTCTAACCAAGTTGTAATTTCCTTTATAGCTATTCAATAATGTTGTTAGGGGCCTTCGGGCCCTTTTTCACATTTTAGCTATCAGCTTTCAGCCGTCAGCCATCAGACTCGCATCTCTCACCTTGCACCTCGCATCTCGAACCTCGAACCTCGCATCTCGGATCACTCTTTAACTAAGTCTTGGATCAGCCATTTACTAGCTTTATAAAAATACAGATCACGCATTTACCAGCCTAAAAATTTTAGATCAGGATTTAACTAGCTCCGCCTTATAAGCCTTAATTTAGGGGTTGTTGCCTGATTACTGACTCTAGAATCGCTAAAATTGGCTCATATAAACGGCAATATACTGCTGTTTTGTAAACTCTATCGATTTATAAACCGAATTTTTATCAACTCACGTCATTGATAAACCGATTTTTTACCAACTCAGCACCCTTACAAACCAAAATTTTACTAACTGAAGCTAGGTTTCTAGCGGCACAAACCGATTTTTTACTAACTCAAGTTACTGATTTTGTCTATAAACCGATTTTTTACCAACTGCTTTTGGATTAATGTCCGATATTTAAAAAAGGTATGTAAGGAGTTACTCACATTTTGACTGTAAAGGGGGTTTACAAGGGGAAGCTGGAAAGGAGAAAGTTAGCAAGAGTAAAGTTAGCAAGTAGCAGCGGGGTTGCCCCGCGTTATAGTTTTATTAGATGATGTTTCGGAAATGGCGCGATATAGAATCGCGCCTTCAATGCTTTGCTAACTTGCAACTACTTACTATGTTTATCAAACCACCATTGAATATACGCGACTTTACTCATCAGGTTTGATGGGCGAGCGGTAATACCATGTGATGCATTAGGAATGCGCACCATGGCGGTATCAACACCTTGTAGCTTTAACGCTTGGTAAAACTGCTCGGTTTCAGAAATCGGCGTGCGATAGTCTGATTCACCGGTTAATAGCATAGTTGGTGTTTTTACATTGCCCACATAGCTAATAGGTGAGCGCTTCATGTAATGCTCAATATTGTCCCATGGCTTACCAGGGAACCAATAATCAGCAAAGAAAGGGTAGAAGTCAGCAGTTAGTACAAAGCTGATCCAATTGATAACAGGTTTAGCAACAACAGCTGCTGCAAAGCGGTCTGTATGACCCACAATCCAAGCTGTTAATACCCCGCCACCTGAACCGCCGGTAACGAATAGTTTGCTTTCATCAATAAAGCCTTTATTGATGACAGCATCAACACCTGTCATTAAGTCATCAAAGTCATTACTTGGGTAGTTATGATGAATTGTTTGCGCAAACTCTTTACCGTATGAGTCACTGCCGCGCGGGTTCATATAAAGTACAACATTACCTTTGGCTGCGTATAATTGTACTTCAGGGCTAAAGTGAGGACCGTAGTTTGCAACAGGACCGCCGTGGATCTCTAAAACAAGTGGGTACTTTTTGTTTTTATCAAAACCCGGTGGGTAAGCAATCCAACCTTGAATAGCCAAACCGTCGTGGCTTGATTTAACCCAAATCTCTTCAACTTTGGCAAGCTCTTTGTCGCCAAGTGCATCCTCGTTTAATTGCGTTAAACGAGCCGTTTTACCACGCTTAATTAATGCTACATCAGCTGGGCGCTGGGTATCAGCGAGTGTGAATGCAACTTCACCATCTTCACTGACATCAAAGTCACCACCTGAATACGGGCGACCAAAGGCGACACTACCAATTTTGTCGGTAATTACTTTATGTTTACCACTACGCGGTTGGTAAGCTAGATGTGTTTTACCTTCGCTATCGTAGCTAAAATAAAGACCACTGCCGCTATCATCCCATTTTATATCTTCGACACTACGATCTAAATCTGCTGTGAGTACCGAGGTTTTTCCTGATTTCAAATCTAGTAAATAAATGTCGTTGTTTTCATAGTTAGTTTTTTTGTCATCATAGCCTGTATAAGCAAGGTAACGACCATTAGGTGACACTTTTGGGCGTGAATCAGGTCCAACACGGTCAGTGATTTGTGTGATCGATAAATCACTTAAACTTAGTTTATAAACTTCTGAATTTGTTGGTTTCAGTTCATTATCTGTATGGCGATTAGCAGAAAAATAAAATGCATCACCTTTTTCGTTAAAGCTAATAGCTCCGCCGTGATCAAAATCACCAGAGCTCAATTGGCGAGCATTGCCGCCCGTTGCACTGATGATAAAAAAGTGACGGTAACCTTTTTCTGAGTAGCCACCGCCATCAGCACGATAATAGGTATCGTCAATATATTTAGCTGGCTCTGCCCACTTAGCGCCTTCAGGCTTACCTGGTAAAGACACAGGGCTTGCTGATTTTGCAGGCACAAACTGGCTAAACACCAATTGTTTGCCATCTGGCGTCCAAGTTAATCCGCCGGGGCTTTGCGTTAGGTTACTAATTTTTGCTACGTTACCGGTTTTTAACCATTTCACATAGATTTGGCTACTGCCATCACGGGTAGAAATAAACGCTAAACGCGTTTCATCTGGTGACAGCACCGGTGAGTAATCCATATGCACGCCAGACGTTAGCGGCTGCATGGTTTTACCATCTGGGTTTACTGACCAAATATTACTGACTTTACGGTCGCTTTTGATATCCATGCGATTACGCACAAAGTAAATTGTATCGCCATTTTTTGTCATTTCTATTTGGTTGGCGTATTCAAGATCAAAAACATTTTCAAGTTGAAAAGTATTGCTAGCTCCTGCATGGCTGTAAAAGCTGGCTGCTGCAAGCAGTGCTAAAGGCGTTTTAAACTTCATTTTAATTCCTTGTTAGTGAGCAGTGTTTAATCTGTTATAAAGTAACAACCATCAGAAATATAGTCCATTGCGATGAATGGAGAAATCAATAGACAGATGGTCATTTCCCTTTTATGTTGAGTACAGACACTTTTAAACGTAAGGAGCACACAATGATAGGTTACATCATGTTAGGCACAAACAACCTAGCTAAAGCAGTAAAGTATTACGATGAATTGTTCGCCACTCTAAACGCCGAGCGCTTTTTAGAAACTGACCGCTTTGTCGCATGGAGTACAGGCCAAGATAAGCCCGGTTTTGCGGTTACCAAACCTTATAACGATGAAAAAGCCACTGTAGGTAACGGCACCATGATTGCTCTGGCAGTCGAAACCCCAGCCCAAGTAGACGCCTTTTATAAAAAAGCCATAGAATTAGGTGGCACAGACGAAGGCGCCCCCGGCCCACGCGAAATGCCCGGCTTTTATGCGGGGTACTTCAGAGACCTAGACGGTAACAAACTTAATGTGTTTTGTTTTACGCATGGGTGAGGGAAGTTAGCTGTCAGCTATCAGCCGTCAGCTATCAGATTGAAAGTTAATAGGGGCTAGGCTCTAGGAAACAGGGCCTAGCTTATGTAGTCGAGGTTTTAGATAATAAAGAGTAAGTTTCACCAGCTTAGAACATTATGGCTCATTTAGACTGGTTTTCAGGTAGCTATGAGTAGAACTGTTATAGCTTTGTAAAGTATGCATGCTCAAAATTGACAAGCTTCGGTGTTTTATACACATCTAGTGATAGCAATTCATTTAAAGTAAATGTGCAGAATTATGAAAAAATTAGTGTATCTCATTGTCTCTTGCTTAGTTTGGCATTCCGTATACGCAGAAGAACCTGACGATCTTTTTGGCGCCTTGAGTGGCTTATACTGGTGTTTGAAGAAAGAAACTCCAACAAGCTTCGAGCAAATTGATTCTGCGTTTGGATTTGAATTACCAGCTAGTGCAACTAAAGCCAGTTTTGATGATTGGTATAAAAATGTAAGTTTAACCGTTGAAAACGAGGAGCTTTTAGTGACTCGGAAGTTAGATAAAACATCAAAAAAATCGACTGTTAATTGTGAATCTGTTTCAAGTACCAATTAAAACAATAGATCTCATGGTAAGCAAAGCGAGCTTTTTTAGAAAACGCGCTAAAGCACGACCTACAATTCGCAAAAAGTCGCGCGAAATAAATTTCACGCCTACAAGAAAATCGTAGGGTAATCTTAAGCTGTGATTAGAAAGCTGTTGTTCGGCGCTAAAGCACCTCCTACCTCGCATTTCGTTACTCGTTCTATCTAACCACTAACGACTTAAATCTATCGACTCTCAACCTGATGGCTGACGGCTGAAAGCTGATGGCTAGTTCCCCTACCAACTTCCGCTTATTTTCATTACACTGCTCCAATATAAAATAATTATAAAAATTGAGAATGATCATGACGTCGAAACTTTTTAAACCTCTTGCTTGTGTATTTGCACTGAGCCTTGTGGGCTGTGGTGGAGGTGAGGTGTTTACTGCCCCTGCTAGCAGTGAATTTGCCCATGGCAATGAGCTACTAAGTGCCACGGCGCTAACCGAGGATGCGAGTCACGCGTTAGTGGCAAGCCAATCTGAGGTGTGCGTTTGGGATAATCAGTTAAAAGTGCGTCTATACGATTGTATAACAGGGCAGGGCGCTGAACATGTTGAGCTTGCGGGCTTTAGCGCTAACAAATCTCGTTTTTTCATTTCAAATCGGTTATCGGTGACTTTATACGATACTCGCACAGGGCGTAGTATTGGTACTTGGCTCACCGGACAAGAAATCGCTAGAGACATCGCTATTTCAGCAGTAGGCGATACGTTGGTTATTGCTTATCGTAGCGGCAAAGCTGAGGTGATAAATACCCGCACAGGCGATACTAAGCGTTTTGATATTCATCGTTTAGATATTAATAGCGTGGCGTTATCGGCTGATGGTCAGTGGGCGTTTACCGGCTCAAGCGACAAGTACGTTAAGCTTTGGTCAACGAACGATGGCAGCACTCGCTTTGAAGAGCGTTTAGCGACTAGAGTGAATCACGTTACGTTAAATAAAACAGCGAGCTTGGGCTTTGCAATTGACTCGGTTGATGATCGTGTATTTTTTGATTTAGCCAATAAAAAAGAGCTATCTGAAGTGTCTTCATACTCTAACTTTATTGAATTCACTGCATCGCAATTTATTAATCAAGATAAATGGCTATTAACGGGCTCACCAAAAATGAAGATGCGTTTATATCGCGTTGCAGATGGTGAACTCATTGCTGAATACGAAGCTAAACAACAGCGCCAACGTACGTCAGTACTAAGTGTGGCTTACGATGGTAAGCAGCTATATTCAGAAACCAGTGACGGCCTATTGCAAGCTTGGCCTTATAAACCAAATAAAAGCTAAAACAAAAACGCCTACTTTATGTAGGCGTTTGTTTTAAATTACGATTAAATTAGTAATCAAACTTATGCTTAGAAAACAGGCTTTGTACTTGTTGCCAAACTGCACCAGGTTTACCATCGCCAACTAACTTACCATTTACTTTTACGACTGGGCCAACTTCTTTAGTGGCGCTGGTGATCCATACTTCGTCGGCATCAAGTAACTCATCTTTACTAACAATGCGCTCTTGCACTTTAAAGTCACTGTGGCTGTGTAGAATGTTGATTATTAACCAGCGGGTTATTCCCGGTAAAATTTGGTTATCAAGAGGTGGAGTACTGATCACGCCATCTTTTACGATAAACACATTACTTGAACTTGCTTCGGTAATTTCTTCTAAGCGATTAAATAGAATGGTTTCTTTGTTACCCGCTGCTGCACCATGTTGGTAATGGATCACGTTGCCAAGCAGTGCCGTTGATTTAATATGGCAACGTTGCCAGCGACGGTCTTGCTCAAGCGATACGGTGTAAGTTGTTGCGCTATCTATGTCGCTTTTTGGCTCTGCCGGAATTTCAAAAGCAAACGCAAATACGGTTGGGGTAATATTCGTTGGGTAGCCGTGGGCACGTTTAGTGTCAGCGCCGCGACTAACGTGTAAATAAATCCCTAGGTTATCACCTTGGTTTTTCTCGCATAAATCATTACAGATTTTACGCCACGTATCGGCAGTGTAATCGAGCTTAATTTCAAGCTCATTTAAACCGTTATTCATACGTTCAATATGTGCACCAAAACCAAGCATTTTGCCGTGGTATGATGGGATCACTTCATAGATACCATCGCCAAATAAGAAACCGCGATCCATTGGTGAAATCTTTGCTTCATCAGCGCCAAGGTACTCACCGTTTAGGTATACCGTGCCCATTGTTAAACCTCATTCTCTGTCGTAAAGCCGCCAAGTTGGCGAAGCCGAGTTATTAATTGTTGGCCATGCATCGCGTGCAAGCCGTCTTCGGTGAGCTCATTTTTATGGGTGACGCCATCGACACTACCGCGCTCACTTAGGTAATTTAAAATGTTGAGTGGTTCAATATCAGCCAACAAATCTGTGTTATGCCAGCGACTTAAAAAAGCAATTAGCCCGTATGCCGCCCAGTTAGATACATCGGCAAGTAAAAGCTCATCGCAAGGGGTTATACAAGGAGTAATGTTAAGTGCTTGCATATGCTGTGCAAGGTTACCCATGCCTATTTCGTTACCGCCATCACCAATCGCTATGGTGGGGCAAGGTGCTTCTGTTATAAAAAAATCAAAGCAGCCGCAATGCTCCGAAATATCAATACCGCGCATATTATAATAACGCTGATGCTCGTTAAGCCCCGGGCGTTCTATTGATAAAACACACTCAGGTTTTAGCTGCTCAAGGGCTTTAATGCTAAAAGTGCGGGCATTTTCAATACTGTTAATCGGCAACTCAAAACAGTTAAAATCGTTTTTTAGAGCACTGTAAAGGGGGTTGCCAGTAACCAATATCGGCTGTTTACCAAGCTTTTCGAGTACTTTGTAAAGTGCTATAGCACCTACCGGGCCGTCGGTTTCGAAGGTATTATTGACCGCAAAGCCAGTTCCAATCAACACGGTTCCTTGCGCGTGATGAAGAGATTTTGCCGCACGCAAATAGGTGCCAGTCTCTTGCTTGGCGTACAAGTGCTGCATACCACGTGGATTTTGCTCAACCATCATGGTTTCAATGTGTGTGCTGAGCGAGTCGTCGCTTAGGCTTGCTGACATAATGCTTTGATCTCTTGAATTAGCGCAATACCCGCTTCATTATCGCCGTGTACACAGAGGCTGTCGGCATGAAGAGCCAGTTGCTGACCGCTTCGCGTTGTCACTGTGCCATGCTCCAATAGCTGCTTTACTTGTGCGATTAATGTTGATTTATCGTGAACACTGCCTGCAAGAGAGCGTGATACGAGCTTTCCTTCATCAGTGTATTGCCGATCGGCAAACGCCTCTAATATCAGCTCGAGTTCAACCTCGTTTGCCATGGCTTGATGTTTGGCAGAAAGATTAGTTGCTAAAATCATTAACTTTAATGGCTTAGGATAACTAGCAACAGCACGCATAACGACATTTAAAATACGCTCATCGCTCATCATATCGTTATATAGCGCGCCATGAGGTTTAACATATTCAAGCGTTAAACCATGTACTGCAGCCATCCCATCAATGGCTGCAATTTGATAATAAAGACAATTGCTCAGCTCTTTGTCACTCATTGCCATAGAGCGACGTCCAAATCCCTGTTTATCAGGGTAACTTGGGTGCGCACCAATGGTAACATTATGCTGCTTGGCAAGAGCTAAGGTTGCGGCCATTACATCGGCATCTCCGGCATGAAAACCGCAGGCAATATTAGCCATATCGATATGCGGCATTACTTGCTCGTCGAGGCCCATTTTCCACATTCCAAAGCTTTCGCCAAGGTCGCAATTGAGTTTTATTGTCATATTAAAAGGCTGCCATTTTGCTGTTTGGAATATCGGTGATCAGCATATGCCCTGGGCTGTGGGTTATACAAAAGTCAGGTGCTGCATTGGCAATGGCTATTTGTGGGGTTACACCACAGGCCCAAAATACCGGTACCTCACCTTCACGAATGCTAACCTGATCGCCAAATTCAGGTTTATTAATATCCTTAATCCCAATTGCTGCAGGGTCACCAAAATGTACTGGAGCGCCATGTACCCCCGGAAAGCGACTACAAATTTGAATCGCCCGAATAGCATCGGCAGGTTTCATCGGACGCATGCTTACTACCATGTTAGCATGAAAAATCCCCGCCTTTTGACATGCGATATTTGTAAGGTACATGGGAACATTTCTTTGTTCAGTAATGTTACGAATTTCAAGTCCTGCTGCAATAAGTGCTTCTTCAAACGAGAAAGAACAACCAATTAAAAAAGTGACTAAGTCATCACGCCAATACTCGGTAATGTTAGTAACTTCTTTAATCATTTGACCATTTTTGAAAACGCGATAACGTGGTAAGTCACTACGAATATCAATATCTTCCCCAACCGTAGGCATATCGGTTACGCCTGGTAATCGACTTGTTGCAATGATTGGGCAAGCTTTCGGATTTGCCTGACTAAATTGCAAAAAATCAAACGCGTATTGCTTGGGTAAAATGACCAAATTTGCCTGTACGAACCCTGGCGCAAAGCCAGATGTATTTCCGCTGTAGTCGCCCCCTCTCACTATTTTACGAATAGCGGCAGGGGTGGTTAATGATGCATCTTTTTGCATGTGTCTCTCCTTGAAATTAACACTCAACTGATGCTGCTACAATAGCACTCAGTTTAAGCCATTAACAGTTACTGGTAGTTGTCCATTTGCAGAGGCCTTACCCATCAGCACTTTTGCAAGTGCAGTAAACGCAGGGCCAGCAATCTTTTCTTCGGTGTCTATATCAATATTGTAAGCATAAGTGGCAAGAACTGCATCGGCAAATTTGCCAAATTGTGAAATATCGTATGGAGCTCGTAAGCTAACAAAAACAGTTTTCTTGTTCGCTAGCTTAGCTTGCTTTAGTAATGACTCTAGTGCTGCTGATTGATCTGCCTTAGCGATAGCAAATTCAGGATTATCAGCTAAATCATCCATTCCGCCTACTTCAACAGCACTTTGTTTTGGTGATGCATTTGCAGCAATGATCACATCGGCCTCATTCATTTCTTTTAAGGTCGAAATTGGCTCGTAGCCTTGTAAGCTAGTGCAGCTAAAGCTTAGTAGTGTATTAGTGTTATCAAGCAGTGCTTGTTGTAGGGCAAAACATTTGCGCGTATCAGGCATGATGATATGTACTTTTGTACCTGATTTAATGTTCAGTGGCAGTGTGTTGTTCTCGTTTTTTACTTCGGTGATAGCTGCAAGGGCTAACTCAGCCTCTACTTTTCTGTGACTTTGGTCACCCAGTAAAAGCTGTGCTTTTTTGATGGCTGCTTCATCATCAAGCTTTGTTGTGAGCTTAAACTTTTCTTTAAGCTTTAAAATACGTGTTGCAGAAGCTGTGATCTCATCGGCGTTTAAAGTACCGTGCTGAACTTCTTCCTCTAATCGGTCTATAAGAGCTTCAAGTACCTCTAAATCTTTTGGACTTCTGATTTCGATTGGCATAAGGGCAATATCAACACCTGCAGCGAAGGTATTTACAACCGCTTCGATTGGCTCAAAGAAGTGGCTGATACCAGCCATGTCTAGTGCATCTGTGATCACAACACCTTGATAACCAAGCTCATCACGTAGTAAATCAGTGATGATTTTACGCGACATGGTCGCTGGCTTGATCATGGTTTTCCCTTCTTTACTAACAAAGGTGCTGTCATCTAGGGCTGGGTATTGGATATGCGCAGTCATAATCATACCCGGTTGCTGATTTTTAATTATGTCTTTAAACGGCGGTAAGTCTTGCTGCCAAATAGTCTCTTTGTCATGCATTACTTTTGGCAGGCCAGTATGACTATCGACGTTTGTATCACCATGACCCGGAAAGTGCTTTAACGATGAAATAACGCCATTATTTTCAAACCCTGCCACTTGTGCGCCACCTAGTTTTGCAACCAACTGCGGATCTTCGCCGTATGAGCGCACGTTAATAACTGGGTTATCTGGGTTCATGTTCACATCAACTGTTGGCGCATAGTTAACATTTACACCAAGTGCCAACAGCTCTTCTGCTATTATACGGGCAGACTCTGTTGCGAAGTGTGTACCGTGTTCTTTATAAGTTGCGCCAATCGACATATTACCGGTAAATGAAGTGCCAACATCACGTGGTATACGAGCTACGCGGCCACCTTCTTGGTCTATTGAAATAAATAGCGGTAAGCCAAGTTCAGACTTTGCAGCAGCTTGTTGTAAGTCGTTATTAAGTTTGATTACTTGGGGCACGGTATCGATATTTTCAGCAAATAAAATAACACCACCAATGTTGTGTTTGCTGATGATATTAGCTAAATCAGCAGGTAAGCGGGTGACTGGCGTTCGACATTTTTGCTCGCCGGTGTCTTGCTCACAGTAATAGCGCAAGTCGAGCATCAGCTTTTGCCCTAACTGTTGTTTTAAAGTTAACGCAGATTCAGCAAATGATGATTGTAATGGCATGAAACACCCTAATCCGATAACCAGTGACGATAGTGCAAACTTATTTAACACAGCAAGCTCCAAAGCTAAACGCTTATTTGATTTTTAGAATAAATTATTCTTGATGTTAATGGGTTTTTAAATATAAATACAGTATTTTTTTGCTACCCTAGCGGTTTTTTTGTCTAACTGCAAAAAGCTAAGTTAGATCACCAAATAGGGCTATTAAGCTTAAATAACCAAGTCTTTATTACTGCAAAGGTGCTAGTGAATTGATAATTTATCAATTTAATTGGTCGCTTTTTAAGGCAAATTAAAGTAATAATATATTCCATAATTATCAGCGCAGATATGGCAGGCCAGGGGGCGAGATGGCTTTTACTCAATTGCACGCATTTAAACAGCAAATTACACCTTTTTTACCAGAGTCAGCATTAATAGAAGATTACTCACGTCGATATGCCTACGGCACTGATGCCAGTTTTTATCGTTTGGTGCCTGAGCTCATCGTATTGGTGAGTAACCAAAATCAAGCAAAGCATGTGATAAGTGCAGCACAACAACATAAGGTGGCTATTACCTTTCGAGCAGCTGGAACCAGTTTGTCTGGGCAAGCAATTACTGACTCAGTATTAGTGTTACTGTGTGATAGCTGGAGTCAATTTGAAGTTTTAGATGATGGTGAAGCTATTCGTCTAGAGCC
Protein-coding regions in this window:
- a CDS encoding isocitrate lyase encodes the protein MTTYQRETDNLATLCQTQGKTWQSINPEYASRMRLQNRFRTGLDIAQYTADIMRADMAAYDADHSQYTQSLGCWHGFTAQQMMMAIKRHNKTTKRSYVYLSGWMVAALRSEFGPLPDQSMHEKTSVPALIEEIYTFLKQADARELDHLYKDLDEAKANGGDVQAVLDKIDNFESHVVPIIADIDAGFGNEEATYLLAKKMIEAGACAIQIENQVSDAKQCGHQAGKVTVPHEDFLAKINAVRYAFLELGIDNGIIVARTDSLGASLTQKVPVSKTPGDLASQYTSFLETTPVNSVDDLNEGDTAMKLNGQLCKPTRLDNGLYQFREGTEKDRVVLDCVTSLQSGADLLWIETEKPNVKQIAELVNRVKEQVPNAKLVYNNSPSFNWTLKFREQVYAEWQEQGKDLSAYPSIDDNKALMAPEMDDTELAAAADVLVQNFQKDGAREAGIFHHLITLPTYHTAALSTDILSEGYFGNLGMLAYVRDVQRQEIRREQASVKHQDLAGSNIGDTHKEYFSGENALKAGGEANTMNQF
- a CDS encoding S9 family peptidase: MKFKTPLALLAAASFYSHAGASNTFQLENVFDLEYANQIEMTKNGDTIYFVRNRMDIKSDRKVSNIWSVNPDGKTMQPLTSGVHMDYSPVLSPDETRLAFISTRDGSSQIYVKWLKTGNVAKISNLTQSPGGLTWTPDGKQLVFSQFVPAKSASPVSLPGKPEGAKWAEPAKYIDDTYYRADGGGYSEKGYRHFFIISATGGNARQLSSGDFDHGGAISFNEKGDAFYFSANRHTDNELKPTNSEVYKLSLSDLSITQITDRVGPDSRPKVSPNGRYLAYTGYDDKKTNYENNDIYLLDLKSGKTSVLTADLDRSVEDIKWDDSGSGLYFSYDSEGKTHLAYQPRSGKHKVITDKIGSVAFGRPYSGGDFDVSEDGEVAFTLADTQRPADVALIKRGKTARLTQLNEDALGDKELAKVEEIWVKSSHDGLAIQGWIAYPPGFDKNKKYPLVLEIHGGPVANYGPHFSPEVQLYAAKGNVVLYMNPRGSDSYGKEFAQTIHHNYPSNDFDDLMTGVDAVINKGFIDESKLFVTGGSGGGVLTAWIVGHTDRFAAAVVAKPVINWISFVLTADFYPFFADYWFPGKPWDNIEHYMKRSPISYVGNVKTPTMLLTGESDYRTPISETEQFYQALKLQGVDTAMVRIPNASHGITARPSNLMSKVAYIQWWFDKHSK
- a CDS encoding VOC family protein, translating into MIGYIMLGTNNLAKAVKYYDELFATLNAERFLETDRFVAWSTGQDKPGFAVTKPYNDEKATVGNGTMIALAVETPAQVDAFYKKAIELGGTDEGAPGPREMPGFYAGYFRDLDGNKLNVFCFTHG
- a CDS encoding WD40 repeat domain-containing protein; protein product: MTSKLFKPLACVFALSLVGCGGGEVFTAPASSEFAHGNELLSATALTEDASHALVASQSEVCVWDNQLKVRLYDCITGQGAEHVELAGFSANKSRFFISNRLSVTLYDTRTGRSIGTWLTGQEIARDIAISAVGDTLVIAYRSGKAEVINTRTGDTKRFDIHRLDINSVALSADGQWAFTGSSDKYVKLWSTNDGSTRFEERLATRVNHVTLNKTASLGFAIDSVDDRVFFDLANKKELSEVSSYSNFIEFTASQFINQDKWLLTGSPKMKMRLYRVADGELIAEYEAKQQRQRTSVLSVAYDGKQLYSETSDGLLQAWPYKPNKS
- a CDS encoding aminotransferase class IV, producing the protein MGTVYLNGEYLGADEAKISPMDRGFLFGDGIYEVIPSYHGKMLGFGAHIERMNNGLNELEIKLDYTADTWRKICNDLCEKNQGDNLGIYLHVSRGADTKRAHGYPTNITPTVFAFAFEIPAEPKSDIDSATTYTVSLEQDRRWQRCHIKSTALLGNVIHYQHGAAAGNKETILFNRLEEITEASSSNVFIVKDGVISTPPLDNQILPGITRWLIINILHSHSDFKVQERIVSKDELLDADEVWITSATKEVGPVVKVNGKLVGDGKPGAVWQQVQSLFSKHKFDY
- a CDS encoding glutamate cyclase domain-containing protein, whose protein sequence is MSASLSDDSLSTHIETMMVEQNPRGMQHLYAKQETGTYLRAAKSLHHAQGTVLIGTGFAVNNTFETDGPVGAIALYKVLEKLGKQPILVTGNPLYSALKNDFNCFELPINSIENARTFSIKALEQLKPECVLSIERPGLNEHQRYYNMRGIDISEHCGCFDFFITEAPCPTIAIGDGGNEIGMGNLAQHMQALNITPCITPCDELLLADVSNWAAYGLIAFLSRWHNTDLLADIEPLNILNYLSERGSVDGVTHKNELTEDGLHAMHGQQLITRLRQLGGFTTENEV
- a CDS encoding 5-oxoprolinase subunit PxpA → MKLNCDLGESFGMWKMGLDEQVMPHIDMANIACGFHAGDADVMAATLALAKQHNVTIGAHPSYPDKQGFGRRSMAMSDKELSNCLYYQIAAIDGMAAVHGLTLEYVKPHGALYNDMMSDERILNVVMRAVASYPKPLKLMILATNLSAKHQAMANEVELELILEAFADRQYTDEGKLVSRSLAGSVHDKSTLIAQVKQLLEHGTVTTRSGQQLALHADSLCVHGDNEAGIALIQEIKALCQQA